aacccgccatatactgcagatatgttgacgacataataatgcaggtacctgatgtcagacgtttgcagcagttgaaggaggcattacaGCAAAATTTGGTGTTAAGttacacttacgagatggagagtgatgggaagctTCCCTTTCTAGATATGACAGTCGTGGAAATGAATGGTGGCTTCCACACCGCAGTCtatactaaggaaacgaacataggaatgtgccttaatgccaatagtgactgctcgGACAGGTACAAGCGGAGTTttttcaacgcttacgtcgaccgagctctcactcacaactatggttggaagcaggtcaacgaggaactctgtagagtaaggcaggtcctagtcaataatggcttctctaacgtttatgttgaagacgtcataaaaagaaagttGACACGCCATACACTCTCTGAAGATTCAACTAATGCAACACTTGTACTGCCTATTAtattgttttacaggaacttcttttccgcagcttataaaacggaggaatGAGTTCTGAAAGATAATATTAATATGAACGTTATCCCACACAGATgccaatcagaagatacaattaggattttactacaaaaaaaaacgccaatctactcatggaaaactctccagacactaaagagaacgccttaaaagagaccaacgccgtctatgcccacttggggactgtcagtccCAAAAATTTCAGTAcaaaggcaagacaacaacgtctctttctaggggattaacaatgcacaagccaCGGGGTTGCAtcaaggaatatataatctctcacagaaccagaccatcaccagagacatcgcatcaccacacacacccttgcatcaccacacacaccctcgcatcaccacacacacccttgcatcaccacacacaccctcgcatcaccacacacaccctggcatcaccacacacaccctcgcatcaccacacacacccttgcatcaccacacacaccctcgcatcaccacacacacaccctcgcatcaccacacacaccctcgcatcaccacacacaccctggcatcaccacacacaccctcgcatcaccacacacacccttgcatcaccacacacaccctggcatcaccacacacacaccctcgcatcaccacacacacaccctcgcatcaccacacacacaccctcgcatcaccacacacacaccctggcatcaccacacacaccctggcatcaccacacacactccctcgcatcaccccacacaccctcgcatcaccccacactccctcacatcaccacacacaccctcgcgtcaccacacacacaccctggcatcaccacacacaccctcgcatcaccacacaccctggcatcaccacacacaccctcgcatcaccacacacaccctcgcatcaccacacacacaccctcgcatcaccacacacaccctggcatcaccacacacaccctcgcatcaccacacacaccctcgcatcaccacacacaccctcgcatcaccccacacaccctcgcatcactccacacacacaccctcgcatcaccacacacaccctcgcatcaccacacacaccctcgcatcaccacacacactctaacatcaccacacacacaccctcgcatcaccacacacacaccctcgcgtcaccacacacacaccctcgcatcaccacaaacacacacaccctcgcatcaccacacaccctggcatcaccacacacaccctcgcatcgccacacacacaccctcgcatcaccacacacactccctcacatcaccacacacaccctcgcgtcaccacacacacaccctcgcatcaccacaaacacacacaccctcgcatcaccacacaccctggcatcaccacacacaccctcgcatcaccacacacaccctcgcatcaccacacacacaccctcgcatcaccacacacacaccctcgcatcaccacacacacaccctcgcatcaccacacaccctcgcttcaccacacaccctcgcatcaccacacacaccctggcatcaccacacacaccctcgcatcaccacacacaccctcgcatcaccacacacaccctcgcatcaccacacacacaccctcgcatcaccacacacaccctcgcatcaccacacacaccctcgcatcaccacacacaccctcgcatcaccacacaca
Above is a window of Procambarus clarkii isolate CNS0578487 chromosome 3, FALCON_Pclarkii_2.0, whole genome shotgun sequence DNA encoding:
- the LOC138368902 gene encoding uncharacterized protein, whose amino-acid sequence is MDRVYRDPACTPLDIPESVLRKLLEAYTKETPFFTPNGHMYKQVDGIARGSPLRVQFANFYMGTIEQRVLVDMDLKPAIYCRYVDDIIMQVPDVRRLQQLKEALQQNLVLSYTYEMESDGKLPFLDMTVVEMNGGFHTAVYTKETNIGMCLNANSDCSDRYKRSFFNAYVDRALTHNYGWKQVNEELCRVRQVLVNNGFSNVYVEDVIKRKLTRHTLSEDSTNATLVLPIILFYRNFFSAAYKTEE